One window of the Runella slithyformis DSM 19594 genome contains the following:
- a CDS encoding SdrD B-like domain-containing protein, with amino-acid sequence MSSLGILALLILTAFTALGQVTKEVDIKLSQTISNSQPALNQSITYTVYAKNEGPDTAKIIGVKDIFPVGANLVSSSPSAGSFVAGLWTIPKISPGDSVKLVLTGTVTGRGVYFNIAEVISMAAGQEDPDSDPNNGALGEDDFVTSCFSVPILWYPGDEYTVSLSVPGYSNVQWSKNGTTITGVASDSASVSGDTLIIKGTGRFAFSAQVNTCPATGCCEIIVIPGPLGSIGDFVWKDVNDNGIQDTGEPGVNQVRVRLFQKNDLGVFVQTDSTLTAGVGPNAGKYLFANLYPGEYRVQFVGTTLPVGCLLSSKQNVGVDSLDSDANPTTGFSEVVTIDPEQGGLLKNNPTIDAALYSPLGSIGDYVWKDTDNDGVQDTSEAGVNGVLVRLYKNNGSAFVKIDSMLTTVNPSGGTAGWYTFDGLSLGDYKVQIVKSSLPNGCVLSDSTNKGGDDTKDSDFDPTTGFSQVVSIDPTKSGLNKNNPTVDGALFSPLGSIGDFVWKDRNDNGQQDIGEPGVKNVRVILWTSNGTTPITAIDTTFTDVSGYYSFTNLPGGQYQVQFDPKSLPDTCRLSLNQNIGPDDKDSDANPITGITPAVTLDPAKGGINKDNPTVDAGLTTFDLSLTKSLASGQSANVAPGDNVTFTLTVKNEGSMTATAIVLSDSLPSGMTLNDANWTLVGRIATLNAPIAGSLAPGATTSVNITVKVDANFTGTTLTNFAQIKDARDKNGNPVKDKDSTPGNGFTKGEDDDDDEPVNVTPLGSIGDFVWKDRNDNGLQDSGEPGVRNVKVILWTGNAGGPVAKRDSMLTDINGKYLFTGLPLGTYYVQFDPKSLPDTCQLSLTPNAGDDTKDSDANPATGVTPAVVLTLDKRNDLTVDAGLTTFDLSLTKSLASGQSANVAPGDNVTFTLTVKNEGSMTATAIVLSDSLPSGMTLNDANWTLVGRIATLNAPIAGSLAPGATTSVNITVKVDANFTGTTLTNFAQIKDARDKNGNPVKDKDSTPGNGFTKGEDDDDDEPVYIKACPIPPTPTCAGTVRNECPVLCVNLNEHISSSIRTPGGKFEWRTGPSPTSPLVADPTKVCASGKYYLFELAACGVYSNGALLEVIIEACPADLSLTKTVSNKTPNQNDNVTYTLKVTNDGPSVATNVEITDTLKAGLQYVSGNAAFTLSGAVLTGKIAKIEVGQTVTLEFVAKVTGTGTIKNFAQVSKSDQPDKDSTPGNGNGTPKEDDEDDEDITVKVPCLIPPTPTCGGMGENTCPDSCVNLNSFIHSTIRTPNGRFEWYTTFDHKPGTKVADPSKVCTSGEYFLFEVAACGEYSNGALLKLTIKPCVRLTDLAVEKRVLEAGPYRVGQTITYSVVASNNGPINATSVTVNDVLPASLTFVSANPAAEYNASTGVWTIGNLANAANRTLQIRATLNSVGSVTNTAIVKGQNNDPAKAGNDTSRVTIRVDCIQPEPPILACATTNICPGDSTTIHAIGCQGGTIRWSNDMTGASIVVKPTVTTTYTAICTKNGCNSGPSNAITVYVNTPTTPTVTVSPSTTVCAGSTVTLTGANCAGTIVWSTGATGAQISVTPAATATYTAYCKIGVCESPKASVTITVTPGGPAPEVICSTDKLCPGESVTLEVKNCTGTVEWSTGETGPAIVVYPAATTAYWAVCNNSGCKSRSKDYVITVTPISAPTVTAGPSTTICNGGSVTLTAAGCTGVVTWSNTMTGASVVVSPTSTTTYTATCTVGKCVSAPSVPVTITVGNPTAPIISAESTLLCAGQGTTLTAVGTCVGSIVWSNGATGSTISVSPAATTEYTAVCKVGTCESVKSNKVRITVTTSGPAPTVAASKPSICAGDSSILTAGNCAGVITWSTGATTASIVVKPSTTTTYTASCRVNGRCDSAPGSVTVTVGNNAAAPTIAVSPASTVCAGTSVTLTAAGCAGTVTWSTAATGASITVVANATTTYTAICKVGNCESAPGSATVTVVPVPEKPVVICSTDKVCPGESVTLEVKNCAGVVHWSNGATGPAIVVTPTVTTTYTATCKAGNCSSPVSANYTITVIPVTPPVVKVTPESIKLGETAVLTAEGCEGTITWSNNMTGASIVVSPTATTSYTAVCRVGTCTSAASVPVTVKVLTCTAPSIVANSAVVCEGSPVTLTATGCAGGTIQWSTGDTLSAITVTPLGTTAYTAVCKKGDCTSNASNAVTVVVTKVYAPTIIASATSICKGDTVTLTASGCAGTILWSNGATGTSIKVTPIANTAYSATCKVGSCESVASAPVTLVVGNPAPPTIQASKTTLCFGESVTLTATGNCTGYIQWSNDQIGSTITIIPAKSTIYTAACCFNAVCKSVASNAVNVIVSPSITAPVVVSLANVCPVKTVDLTTAVKNYTAGAGLVLEFRQTNSPSSPLVANPSAVGTSGTYYAFFRSTAGCYSTGTAISVLISTCETTPCETNPATADAGADASICAALEYKLNGKIGGVATGAVWSTNGTGRFSNSLALDATYYPSLEDLIKGDVILTLTTNDPDGTGKCTAGVDAMKLIFTGIKFRPQIIVNGTLKADTLPETITICQGDTVKLKASENGYKVKWFKNGKVLFPASGGIRQWNVTEPGTYSYGLVDDSLCCSVNSAYITVVVKSLPTPIVKNLRNTCPSNTVDLTTALGANTTYTTIFTSASQPRCECLVGTPEAVGAGTYYVTYKKDGCYSAPAAIEVKIFDCAADTLRSDLSIKKTANKSLALIGEQVTYTLVVKNNGRHNATNVDVRDIMPAQLELVSTSGLTNTGGVLKTRIPTLAAGDSTTLTVVTKAITAGSSVINKAEITYADQVDPNAANNLSSVSIVISNGTVTPAIGVALAVDKIEKKGNVDPINYDVTYKITVKNVGNVPLTNVQLLDSITNKFVAPATFTVLGTPVVQNGSSLVPNTSYNGTSDKNILGAGSTLAVGAEETVLITVNIKPGSNNGPYFGSVIASATGSGTNVTDASNRGVVVDAPVNNPTPVRFDLPSALIGLSKSAGTPIAMGDGKFKIPYTISVTNLGTNDLKKLKVEDNLGLTFGNKAVIVGKPLVTADPGLTVDANYTGQGLLTNLLVDSLSTLPKATTRAINLEVIVSLYNPDSVTTFNNIAIGVGYTEGGVMTADTSTTGNNADPDNDLDPRNNSESTPVSLNSAPGKGLLGLAMSIKDTLRKGDGSMNITYRIILKNYGAGLLTNVQVSDSLTKVYSSLTGASYQLVGTPTANDSSTLRINPDFNGDRDVNLLIAQQSRLAGGRSDSLFFTVNVTTDGRLSPYLNRAYGAALSGQNTVTDISTNGLNPDLNGNNDPTELTEAEYTPIVIPSDGGLFVPEGFSPNGDGINDKFVIRHPSGTKIVLEIYNRWMNLVYRNNDYQNDWEGSANVGIGTNNQQLPVGTYFYNVILVDQNGGEIKKTSRFMTINR; translated from the coding sequence GTGTCTTCCCTGGGGATTTTAGCGCTCCTGATTTTGACCGCCTTTACCGCGTTGGGTCAAGTTACTAAAGAGGTAGATATTAAATTATCTCAAACAATCAGTAACTCACAACCAGCCCTCAATCAATCCATTACCTACACGGTCTATGCAAAGAACGAAGGTCCTGATACAGCCAAAATAATTGGCGTAAAAGATATTTTCCCTGTTGGCGCAAATTTGGTTTCAAGTTCGCCAAGTGCAGGCTCTTTTGTAGCCGGCTTATGGACAATTCCTAAAATAAGCCCGGGCGATTCGGTAAAACTTGTATTGACAGGAACGGTTACCGGTCGGGGTGTTTATTTTAACATCGCTGAAGTAATATCTATGGCAGCAGGTCAGGAAGATCCTGACTCTGACCCTAACAATGGTGCTTTGGGGGAGGATGACTTCGTCACTTCCTGTTTCTCAGTTCCCATTCTATGGTACCCCGGAGATGAATACACGGTATCTCTTTCAGTGCCTGGCTATTCTAATGTACAATGGTCAAAGAACGGAACTACGATTACGGGGGTTGCTTCAGATAGTGCAAGTGTAAGCGGCGATACTCTTATTATTAAAGGTACCGGCCGATTTGCGTTTAGTGCTCAGGTAAATACCTGTCCTGCCACCGGATGTTGTGAAATTATCGTTATTCCCGGACCGCTGGGAAGTATTGGTGATTTTGTCTGGAAAGACGTAAACGATAATGGAATACAGGACACCGGAGAACCCGGTGTAAATCAGGTACGGGTACGTTTATTCCAAAAAAATGATTTAGGAGTTTTTGTACAAACTGATTCAACCCTTACAGCAGGAGTAGGTCCCAATGCAGGTAAATATCTGTTTGCAAACCTGTACCCGGGCGAGTATAGGGTCCAATTTGTTGGTACCACATTACCTGTCGGATGCTTGCTGTCGTCAAAACAGAATGTAGGTGTGGATTCACTGGATAGTGATGCCAATCCAACAACGGGCTTTAGTGAAGTGGTTACGATAGATCCTGAACAGGGAGGCTTATTGAAAAATAATCCAACAATAGATGCCGCCTTATACAGTCCTCTGGGCAGTATTGGCGATTATGTATGGAAGGATACCGACAACGATGGCGTTCAGGATACTTCCGAAGCCGGAGTGAATGGCGTATTAGTTCGTTTATATAAGAATAACGGAAGTGCCTTTGTGAAAATTGACTCCATGTTGACCACGGTAAATCCAAGTGGTGGAACTGCGGGTTGGTATACTTTTGACGGACTTTCGTTGGGAGATTATAAAGTACAAATTGTAAAAAGTTCTCTTCCAAACGGTTGTGTTTTGAGTGATTCAACCAATAAAGGAGGAGATGATACAAAAGACAGTGACTTTGATCCAACCACCGGGTTCAGTCAAGTGGTTAGCATTGATCCAACCAAGAGCGGTTTAAATAAAAATAATCCAACCGTTGACGGAGCTTTGTTCAGTCCATTGGGCAGCATCGGAGATTTTGTATGGAAAGATCGTAATGATAACGGTCAGCAGGATATAGGTGAGCCGGGCGTGAAAAACGTACGCGTTATATTATGGACCAGTAACGGTACAACACCGATTACGGCAATTGATACAACATTTACGGATGTGAGTGGCTATTACTCATTTACCAATTTACCCGGAGGTCAATATCAAGTGCAATTTGATCCTAAAAGTTTGCCTGATACTTGCCGGTTGAGTTTAAATCAGAATATTGGTCCTGATGATAAAGACAGTGATGCGAATCCAATCACAGGTATCACTCCGGCAGTTACCCTTGACCCTGCCAAAGGAGGTATCAATAAAGATAATCCAACCGTAGATGCGGGTCTGACTACGTTTGATCTGTCGTTGACGAAGTCACTGGCTTCTGGACAGAGCGCCAATGTAGCTCCGGGGGATAATGTAACGTTTACCCTGACGGTGAAGAACGAAGGTTCAATGACAGCGACGGCGATTGTGCTGTCGGATTCACTGCCTTCGGGAATGACGCTGAACGATGCCAACTGGACGTTGGTGGGCCGGATTGCGACACTGAATGCACCGATTGCGGGATCTCTGGCACCGGGAGCAACGACTTCGGTGAATATCACGGTAAAAGTGGATGCCAACTTTACGGGCACGACGCTGACGAACTTTGCACAGATCAAGGATGCCAGGGACAAGAACGGCAACCCTGTGAAAGATAAGGATTCGACGCCGGGCAATGGCTTCACTAAAGGAGAAGATGATGATGATGACGAGCCGGTCAATGTAACACCGCTGGGCAGCATCGGAGATTTTGTATGGAAAGATCGTAACGACAACGGATTGCAGGATTCAGGAGAGCCGGGCGTACGGAACGTGAAGGTGATTCTGTGGACGGGCAATGCCGGCGGTCCTGTCGCCAAGCGTGATTCGATGCTGACGGATATCAACGGTAAGTATTTGTTTACGGGACTTCCGCTGGGCACATACTATGTTCAGTTTGATCCGAAGAGCCTGCCTGACACGTGTCAGTTGAGCCTGACTCCAAATGCAGGTGATGACACGAAAGACAGTGACGCCAACCCGGCGACGGGCGTTACGCCTGCGGTGGTACTGACGTTAGACAAGCGCAACGACCTGACGGTAGATGCGGGTCTGACTACGTTTGATCTGTCGTTGACGAAGTCACTGGCTTCTGGACAGAGCGCCAATGTAGCTCCGGGGGATAATGTAACGTTTACCCTGACGGTGAAGAACGAAGGTTCAATGACAGCGACGGCGATTGTGCTGTCGGATTCACTGCCTTCGGGAATGACGCTGAACGATGCCAACTGGACGTTGGTGGGCCGGATTGCGACACTGAATGCACCGATTGCGGGATCTCTGGCACCGGGAGCAACGACTTCGGTGAATATCACGGTAAAAGTGGATGCCAACTTTACGGGCACGACGCTGACGAACTTTGCACAGATCAAGGATGCCAGGGACAAGAACGGCAACCCTGTGAAAGATAAGGATTCGACGCCGGGCAATGGCTTCACTAAAGGAGAAGATGATGATGATGACGAGCCGGTATACATTAAAGCGTGTCCGATTCCGCCAACCCCTACGTGTGCCGGTACAGTGAGAAATGAGTGCCCCGTGTTATGTGTTAATTTGAATGAGCACATTTCAAGCAGCATTCGTACTCCGGGTGGTAAATTTGAATGGCGCACGGGCCCAAGCCCAACCAGTCCGTTGGTGGCAGATCCAACCAAAGTATGTGCATCAGGCAAATATTACCTCTTTGAATTAGCGGCCTGTGGAGTATACAGCAATGGTGCCCTTCTTGAAGTAATCATTGAAGCTTGTCCTGCTGATTTGAGCTTAACTAAAACAGTTAGCAATAAAACGCCAAATCAAAATGACAATGTTACATATACTCTTAAAGTAACAAACGACGGCCCTTCAGTAGCTACCAATGTAGAAATAACCGATACATTGAAAGCAGGTTTGCAATATGTGTCAGGAAATGCAGCATTCACGCTTAGCGGAGCTGTGTTAACCGGTAAAATTGCAAAGATTGAAGTAGGCCAAACAGTAACACTGGAGTTCGTTGCGAAAGTAACAGGAACAGGTACCATCAAAAACTTTGCTCAAGTGAGCAAGTCTGATCAGCCTGACAAAGATTCAACTCCGGGTAATGGAAATGGAACCCCGAAAGAAGATGATGAAGATGACGAGGATATTACTGTAAAAGTACCTTGCCTGATTCCTCCAACCCCAACATGCGGTGGTATGGGAGAGAATACATGTCCTGATTCATGTGTTAACCTGAATAGCTTCATCCACAGTACGATTCGTACACCTAACGGTCGCTTTGAGTGGTACACCACATTCGACCACAAGCCCGGTACGAAAGTAGCTGACCCAAGCAAAGTATGTACATCAGGTGAATACTTCCTGTTTGAAGTTGCGGCATGTGGAGAATACAGCAACGGTGCTTTATTGAAACTGACCATCAAACCATGTGTAAGATTAACGGACCTGGCAGTAGAGAAGAGAGTACTGGAGGCCGGACCGTACAGAGTTGGACAAACAATTACCTACAGTGTAGTTGCTTCCAACAACGGACCAATCAATGCAACAAGTGTAACCGTAAATGATGTCTTGCCTGCTTCGTTGACCTTCGTAAGTGCAAATCCTGCGGCGGAATACAATGCTTCAACCGGTGTTTGGACAATTGGTAACCTGGCTAACGCTGCTAATCGTACCCTGCAAATCAGAGCAACGCTCAACAGTGTGGGTTCTGTAACGAATACTGCGATTGTGAAAGGTCAGAATAACGACCCCGCCAAAGCAGGTAATGACACTTCACGTGTAACGATCCGAGTAGATTGTATACAGCCTGAGCCTCCGATTCTGGCGTGCGCTACCACCAACATTTGCCCCGGTGACAGCACAACAATCCATGCCATTGGATGCCAAGGCGGAACAATCCGCTGGTCAAATGATATGACAGGCGCAAGCATTGTCGTGAAACCGACCGTAACAACGACATATACGGCTATTTGTACGAAAAACGGTTGCAACAGCGGCCCGTCAAATGCAATTACAGTGTATGTAAATACACCGACAACGCCAACGGTCACGGTAAGTCCTTCTACAACTGTTTGTGCGGGCAGCACGGTAACCTTAACGGGTGCCAACTGCGCCGGTACTATTGTATGGAGTACAGGAGCAACCGGAGCACAGATCAGCGTAACTCCTGCCGCAACGGCAACGTATACGGCATACTGCAAGATCGGGGTGTGCGAAAGTCCTAAAGCGAGTGTAACGATCACCGTGACGCCGGGTGGACCTGCTCCTGAAGTAATTTGCAGTACCGATAAACTTTGTCCGGGCGAAAGCGTCACTCTCGAAGTGAAAAATTGCACCGGCACAGTGGAATGGTCGACCGGTGAAACAGGACCTGCAATTGTAGTTTATCCTGCCGCAACGACTGCTTACTGGGCAGTATGTAACAACAGTGGCTGTAAGTCAAGATCGAAAGATTACGTCATCACGGTCACTCCTATTTCTGCGCCAACGGTTACGGCCGGTCCGTCAACGACAATCTGTAACGGCGGCAGCGTTACACTCACTGCAGCAGGTTGCACAGGTGTAGTAACATGGTCGAATACAATGACCGGTGCAAGTGTCGTGGTAAGCCCAACGTCGACTACGACTTATACGGCAACATGTACTGTTGGTAAATGTGTCAGCGCTCCTTCCGTTCCGGTTACAATAACCGTAGGAAACCCAACGGCTCCGATTATTTCTGCCGAATCGACCCTGCTTTGTGCAGGTCAGGGCACTACGCTCACCGCAGTTGGAACATGTGTAGGCAGTATCGTATGGTCTAATGGTGCTACGGGAAGTACTATCTCCGTAAGCCCTGCTGCAACCACTGAATATACTGCGGTGTGTAAAGTAGGAACGTGCGAGAGCGTCAAATCGAATAAAGTAAGAATCACCGTAACTACTTCAGGCCCTGCACCAACGGTAGCAGCGTCTAAACCGAGCATCTGTGCCGGTGACAGCTCAATCCTGACGGCAGGCAATTGTGCAGGTGTAATTACATGGAGCACAGGTGCCACAACGGCAAGTATCGTGGTTAAGCCTTCCACAACGACCACTTACACTGCTTCATGCCGTGTAAATGGAAGATGTGACAGCGCTCCGGGCAGTGTAACTGTGACTGTAGGAAACAATGCTGCGGCACCGACCATAGCCGTGAGCCCTGCTTCCACCGTATGTGCAGGTACATCCGTAACACTTACCGCTGCCGGCTGTGCCGGTACAGTAACGTGGAGTACTGCAGCGACGGGTGCAAGTATCACCGTAGTAGCTAACGCAACTACGACCTACACTGCGATCTGTAAGGTAGGTAATTGTGAAAGCGCTCCGGGATCGGCTACGGTAACGGTCGTTCCTGTTCCTGAGAAACCGGTGGTTATTTGCAGCACAGATAAAGTATGTCCCGGTGAAAGTGTCACCCTTGAGGTGAAAAACTGTGCAGGTGTTGTTCATTGGTCAAACGGAGCAACCGGCCCTGCAATCGTAGTGACCCCAACGGTAACTACAACCTACACAGCTACCTGCAAAGCAGGTAATTGCTCAAGCCCTGTTTCAGCAAATTACACCATCACGGTTATCCCTGTCACTCCTCCGGTTGTGAAAGTAACGCCTGAGTCTATTAAGTTAGGCGAAACGGCAGTATTGACCGCTGAAGGCTGTGAAGGCACAATTACCTGGTCGAATAATATGACAGGAGCAAGTATTGTGGTGAGTCCAACAGCGACTACGTCTTACACCGCAGTGTGTAGAGTAGGTACCTGTACCAGTGCAGCTTCCGTACCGGTGACGGTCAAAGTCCTTACCTGTACAGCACCGAGCATTGTGGCTAATTCAGCGGTTGTCTGTGAAGGTAGCCCTGTCACATTGACCGCCACAGGATGTGCAGGCGGAACCATTCAATGGTCTACCGGTGACACGCTCAGCGCAATCACGGTTACTCCGCTCGGTACCACTGCTTACACCGCAGTATGTAAAAAAGGAGATTGCACCAGCAATGCTTCCAATGCGGTAACGGTAGTAGTGACCAAAGTATACGCACCGACAATCATTGCTTCTGCTACTTCCATCTGTAAAGGTGATACCGTAACACTGACAGCATCAGGTTGTGCCGGTACCATACTATGGTCAAACGGAGCAACAGGTACCTCAATCAAAGTAACTCCGATTGCAAATACGGCCTATTCGGCTACATGTAAAGTAGGAAGCTGTGAAAGTGTCGCTTCTGCTCCGGTGACCCTCGTCGTAGGCAATCCGGCTCCTCCGACCATTCAGGCATCGAAAACAACGCTTTGCTTTGGTGAATCGGTGACGCTGACTGCAACGGGCAACTGTACGGGATACATCCAATGGTCGAACGATCAGATAGGAAGTACCATTACAATTATCCCTGCTAAGAGTACTATCTACACTGCCGCCTGCTGCTTCAATGCCGTTTGCAAAAGTGTAGCCTCTAATGCCGTCAACGTAATAGTATCGCCAAGCATTACGGCTCCTGTCGTAGTAAGTTTAGCAAATGTATGCCCTGTTAAAACGGTAGATTTAACGACTGCGGTTAAGAATTATACGGCAGGAGCAGGTTTGGTTTTGGAATTCCGCCAGACCAATTCCCCAAGCTCACCGCTCGTAGCTAATCCTTCAGCAGTTGGAACATCCGGAACATACTATGCATTCTTCCGTTCAACGGCAGGTTGCTACAGTACAGGAACGGCTATCTCCGTATTGATTTCGACTTGTGAGACTACGCCTTGCGAAACAAACCCGGCTACCGCTGATGCCGGTGCAGATGCTTCCATCTGTGCAGCACTTGAGTACAAACTCAACGGTAAGATCGGCGGAGTGGCAACAGGAGCCGTATGGTCAACAAACGGTACGGGTAGATTCAGTAACTCGCTCGCATTGGATGCAACCTATTATCCATCGTTGGAAGATTTAATTAAGGGTGATGTAATACTCACCCTTACCACCAACGACCCTGACGGTACAGGCAAGTGTACAGCAGGCGTAGATGCTATGAAGCTTATCTTTACCGGTATCAAATTCAGACCTCAGATTATCGTAAACGGTACATTGAAAGCGGATACGCTTCCTGAAACGATCACTATCTGCCAAGGCGATACCGTTAAGTTGAAAGCAAGCGAAAACGGCTATAAAGTTAAGTGGTTTAAGAATGGTAAAGTCTTATTCCCTGCCTCTGGTGGTATCAGGCAGTGGAATGTAACGGAGCCGGGTACTTATTCTTACGGATTGGTTGACGACAGTCTTTGCTGCTCAGTGAACTCGGCGTACATTACGGTAGTTGTCAAAAGCTTACCAACGCCAATCGTGAAGAATCTGCGTAACACTTGTCCAAGTAATACGGTTGATTTGACCACGGCACTGGGAGCAAACACCACGTACACCACAATCTTTACTTCAGCATCCCAACCACGATGCGAATGCCTGGTGGGTACTCCTGAAGCAGTAGGTGCAGGTACTTATTACGTTACGTATAAAAAAGACGGTTGCTACAGTGCTCCTGCTGCCATTGAAGTGAAAATCTTCGACTGTGCTGCTGACACGCTGCGTTCGGACTTGAGTATTAAAAAGACCGCCAACAAATCGCTGGCCCTTATTGGTGAACAAGTGACTTACACGCTTGTCGTGAAAAACAACGGACGGCATAATGCGACCAATGTAGATGTACGAGACATCATGCCGGCGCAGTTGGAACTCGTTTCAACATCGGGCCTGACGAATACAGGTGGTGTACTCAAAACGCGTATCCCGACTCTTGCCGCAGGCGACAGTACAACATTGACAGTAGTCACGAAAGCGATAACGGCAGGTAGTTCGGTTATTAACAAAGCCGAAATTACGTACGCCGATCAAGTCGATCCGAATGCTGCAAACAACCTCTCAAGTGTAAGCATCGTCATCAGCAATGGTACTGTGACTCCTGCGATTGGTGTAGCATTGGCCGTTGATAAAATCGAGAAGAAAGGAAACGTCGATCCGATCAACTACGATGTAACGTATAAAATAACGGTGAAAAACGTAGGTAACGTACCTCTCACCAATGTACAGTTGCTGGATAGTATCACGAATAAATTTGTCGCTCCTGCAACGTTTACCGTGTTGGGCACGCCGGTAGTACAAAATGGCAGCTCTTTGGTACCGAATACAAGTTATAACGGAACTTCGGATAAAAATATCCTCGGTGCCGGAAGTACACTGGCAGTAGGTGCTGAAGAGACGGTGTTGATTACTGTCAACATCAAGCCGGGCAGCAACAACGGACCATACTTTGGAAGTGTGATTGCATCGGCAACCGGAAGCGGCACCAACGTAACGGATGCTTCTAACAGAGGTGTTGTGGTAGATGCACCGGTCAATAATCCAACCCCTGTCCGATTCGATCTGCCAAGTGCTTTGATTGGTTTGTCTAAATCTGCAGGTACGCCGATTGCCATGGGAGATGGTAAATTCAAAATACCATACACTATCAGTGTGACCAACCTTGGAACAAACGACCTCAAAAAATTGAAAGTCGAAGATAACCTCGGTCTCACCTTTGGCAACAAAGCAGTGATTGTCGGTAAGCCTTTGGTGACAGCAGACCCCGGATTGACAGTAGATGCAAACTATACAGGTCAGGGATTACTTACCAATCTGTTGGTTGACTCGCTGAGCACATTGCCAAAAGCAACTACACGTGCTATCAATCTGGAAGTGATTGTGTCTCTCTACAATCCTGATTCTGTGACAACATTCAACAACATCGCCATCGGTGTCGGTTACACAGAAGGGGGAGTCATGACGGCAGATACCTCAACGACCGGTAATAACGCTGACCCTGATAATGACCTCGATCCTCGTAACAACAGCGAATCTACACCTGTGTCGCTTAACTCGGCTCCGGGTAAAGGATTACTCGGTCTGGCAATGTCTATCAAGGATACCCTGCGTAAAGGCGATGGAAGTATGAACATCACCTACCGTATTATCCTGAAAAACTACGGTGCCGGCTTGCTGACCAATGTACAGGTATCGGATTCATTAACGAAAGTATACAGTTCGCTGACCGGTGCAAGTTACCAACTGGTGGGTACTCCAACGGCTAACGATTCAAGCACGCTGCGCATCAACCCTGATTTCAACGGAGATCGTGATGTAAACCTCTTGATCGCTCAACAAAGCCGATTGGCCGGTGGACGCTCAGACTCGCTGTTCTTTACGGTAAATGTAACCACCGACGGTCGTCTCTCACCGTACCTCAACCGTGCTTACGGAGCAGCGCTATCCGGCCAGAACACCGTAACGGATATTTCAACCAACGGTTTGAATCCTGACTTGAACGGAAATAATGACCCTACGGAGCTGACCGAGGCTGAGTATACGCCAATTGTGATCCCATCCGACGGCGGGTTGTTTGTTCCTGAAGGATTCTCTCCAAATGGTGACGGAATAAATGATAAATTTGTCATTCGTCATCCATCCGGCACGAAGATTGTTTTAGAAATCTATAACCGCTGGATGAATCTGGTATACCGTAACAATGATTATCAGAACGACTGGGAAGGATCAGCTAACGTAGGAATCGGTACCAACAACCAACAATTACCGGTAGGTACCTACTTCTACAACGTGATTTTGGTCGACCAAAACGGCGGTGAGATTAAGAAGACAAGCCGATTTATGACCATTAACCGATAA
- a CDS encoding PorP/SprF family type IX secretion system membrane protein, with amino-acid sequence MTNIIKQKWTMLLLLITLISSSKTWAQQDKMFSQYMFNMMALNPAYAGSRDVLSATALYRNQWGGMAGAPQTATFSLDMPVNRERVGLGLQLFNDQVGLENWTGAMLSYAFRIKLGERSTLALGLQGGAMSFRWDLSKANLGNNLTDPAFANNVSKILPNFGTGIYLSNDRSYLGISVPYLIENNLSDYDSGDDRAKVRRHFYAIGGFVIGRNNVKLKPSMMARYVQGTGLSLDGNLNLWFNDRVAVGMSYRHNRFSTYAGKIQEDQNGNVLSGDALVGMLELQLSDQFRLGYSYDWTRNRLNQERKFLSIPTHEIMLRYEFGFSKSKILTPRYF; translated from the coding sequence ATGACAAATATCATCAAACAAAAATGGACAATGTTACTGCTGCTGATCACGTTGATCAGCAGCAGTAAAACCTGGGCTCAGCAGGACAAAATGTTCTCCCAGTACATGTTCAATATGATGGCACTTAATCCTGCCTATGCCGGTAGCCGAGACGTTTTGAGCGCAACCGCTCTTTACCGCAACCAATGGGGAGGAATGGCCGGAGCTCCGCAAACCGCGACGTTCAGCCTTGATATGCCCGTAAATCGCGAAAGAGTAGGACTGGGACTTCAGCTCTTCAATGATCAGGTTGGTCTTGAAAATTGGACGGGAGCTATGCTTTCTTACGCATTTCGAATCAAATTGGGCGAACGTTCAACCTTGGCACTGGGATTGCAGGGAGGAGCTATGAGTTTTCGTTGGGATCTATCCAAAGCAAACTTGGGCAATAACCTGACCGACCCCGCATTTGCCAATAACGTTTCTAAAATTCTGCCAAACTTCGGAACCGGCATTTACCTTAGCAACGACCGTTCGTACCTCGGTATTTCGGTGCCGTATCTGATTGAAAACAACCTGTCAGATTATGATTCGGGAGATGACCGCGCTAAAGTACGCCGCCATTTCTACGCCATTGGCGGGTTTGTGATCGGACGTAACAATGTCAAATTAAAGCCTTCCATGATGGCTCGCTATGTACAGGGGACGGGATTGTCATTGGACGGTAACCTGAACCTGTGGTTTAACGACCGGGTCGCGGTTGGAATGTCGTATCGTCATAATCGTTTCTCTACCTATGCCGGTAAGATTCAGGAAGATCAAAATGGAAATGTATTGAGTGGCGACGCGTTGGTAGGAATGTTGGAATTACAGCTTTCGGATCAATTCCGTTTGGGTTATTCTTATGACTGGACACGCAATCGCCTTAATCAGGAGCGCAAGTTTCTGAGTATTCCCACTCACGAAATAATGCTTCGTTATGAGTTTGGATTCAGCAAAAGCAAAATCCTTACTCCCCGTTATTTCTAA